In the Caenorhabditis elegans chromosome X genome, one interval contains:
- the asns-2 gene encoding Asparagine synthetase [glutamine-hydrolyzing] (Confirmed by transcript evidence), which yields MCGVFSICQQTCKNKPKYDLDEARKLSRRQHHRGPDFSGCYQDTKTGDILVHERLAIMDLGVVQPLQGTAPNRQVIHNGEIYNHQELRDTELKKYNLKTHCDSEVIIFLYEKYRDGHICNLLDGVFAFVLCCDGDFLAARDPLGVKQMYYGIDDDGRYFFSNEMKCLEDSCGDNKIESFPPGHYYTPKTGFVRYFNPEWFDFRKAIHPLDLKLLQKTMIASVHKRLMSDAPIGVLLSGGLDSSLVSSIASREMKRRGMAVHSFSIGVDHNSPDVVAARKVAKFIGTTHHEFYFSIEEGIKNLRKLIWHLESYDVTSIRASTPMYFLSEEIRKLGIKVVLSGEGADEIFGGYLYFHNAPSDEDFQKETIDRVLHLYTSDCLRADKSSMAHSVEVRVPFLDKAFVEAAVSLDPAFKRPQKLEDGRNCEKFVLRSAFNTDQYPYLPDEILWRQKEQFSDGVGYSWIDTLMKYCAAKITDKEFSQASKLFPHNTPHSKEAFYMRKIFHEQFPSEQAALTVRKWIPKWQKNQDPSGRASLVHENSAHNIGDEFCNNKSAISQHHIEQCRPQA from the exons ATGTGCGGCGTATTCTCAATTTGCCAACAAACATGCAAAAACAAGCCAAAGTACGACCTAGATGAGGCTCGCAAGTTGTCCAG aagaCAACACCATCGTGGACCGGACTTCAGTGGATGCTACCAAGACACGAAGACTGGAGATATACTAGTCCACGAGCGTCTAGCCATTATGGATCTAGGTGTTGTTCAACCACTTCAAGGAACAGCCCCAAACCGTCAG GTTATACACAACGGTGAAATCTACAACCATCAAGAACTCCGTGACACCGAGCTGAAGaaatacaatttgaaaacccATTGCGATTCAGAG GTTATTATTTTCTTGTACGAGAAATACCGTGACGGACACATCTGCAACCTTCTTGATGGAGTTTTTGCATTTGTTCTTTGTTGCGATGGAGATTTCCTTGCTGCTCGTGACCCACTTGGCGTAAAACAAATGTACTACGGAATTGATGACGATGGAAGATACTTCTTCAG TAACGAGATGAAGTGCTTGGAAGATAGTTGCGGAGATAACAAAATAGAATCGTTCCCACCCGGGCACTACTACACTCCTAAAACGGGATTCGTTCGCTATTTCAACCCAGAATGGTTCGACTTCAGAAAAGCGATCCATCCATTGGACCTCAAACTTCTCCAAAAAACCATGATAGCTTCAGTCCACAAGAGATTAATGTCCGATGCACCAATTGGAGTTTTGCTCTCGGGAGGACTTGATTCCAGTCTGGTCTCTTCAATTGCTTCAAGAGAAATGAAAAGGAGAGGAATGGCCGTTCACTCGTTCTCCATTGGTGTCGATCACAACTCCCCAGATGTTGTGGCTGCTAGAAAAGTTGCAAAGTTTATTGGAACTACTCATCATGAGTTCTATTTCAGCATTGAG GAAGGTATCAAGAACCTGCGTAAGCTTATTTGGCATCTTGAGTCTTATGATGTCACATCCATTCGTGCTTCTACTCCAATGTACTTCCTCTCCGAAGAAATCAGGAAATTGGGAATCAAAGTTGTTCTTTCTGGAGAAGGAGCTGATGAAATCTTCGGTGGATATCTCTACTTCCACAATGCCCCATCCGATGAGGACTTTCAAAAGGAAACCATCGATCGTGTTCTTCATCTCTACACATCTGATTGTCTTCGTGCTGACAAGTCTTCGATGGCTCACTCAGTCGAAGTTCGTGTTCCATTCCTGGATAAAGCATTTGTTGAGGCTGCAGTCAGTTTGGACCCTGCATTTAAGCGCCCACAAAAACTTGAAGATGGGAGAAACTGCGAGAAGTTTGTTCTCCGATCAGCTTTCAACACGGACCAATACCCATATCTGCCTGATGAGATTTTGTGGAGACAAAAAGAACAGTTCTCCGACGGAGTTGGATACAGCTGGATTGACACTCTCATGAAGTACTGTGCTGCTAAAATTACCGACAAGGAATTCTCTCAAGCCTCTAAGCTTTTCCCACACAATACTCCACACAGTAAGGAAGCATTCTACATGAGAAAGATCTTCCACGAGCAGTTCCCATCTGAGCAAGCGGCTCTCACTGTCAGAAAATGGATTCCAAAATGGCAAAAGAACCAAGATCCATCAG GAAGAGCATCATTGGTCCATGAGAACTCTGCTCACAACATTGGAGACGAATTCTGCAACAACAAATCTGCAATCAGTCAACATCACATTGAACAATGCCGACCACAAGCATAA
- the M02D8.5 gene encoding CUB_2 domain-containing protein (Confirmed by transcript evidence): MYTKLNLIPLFFIIFFRTSVAFQDGILFSTPNFPQPYTGQLSERRSVSVNETQGVAVVFEQFLASAHDCVIACPTNNDGCSSLCGDAMDHGLVPKILRVPGSADIAMVSIEQNDGFPHSGISGKIISYDLNTISFFQCNDQVDLSTGETYYLVSQNYPLSPTTEFSSCSINFSTSGNRQGIRFAVYDFYTNQNQKDSFFITGSNGQNVKITGFATEDEPVVYYFQNGANAIFSITHQDHSFIQKRFYILVKSYEIAAEKQCDNMGNFNLALGQSINFGTKQFGINSYDNNLNCGYNFSRVATANSLFALGIQYESEKCCDTMVIDGLTEYEQIYQGFQYSNLFFTKSQQVSFLFQSDGIIGGTGLNASLEHIDCTCSPDMMLGKNSVLTSPGYTNSISYCPGLECSSNIEFQDDLYDLQLEFTDISLRGYSLNNETDSLTVYDSYQHIVVQMMPFYAAFTSFWATVSPVNVQFISKSLTAFPLDQIGRGFSVNLNLLKKQFVTNNIVFNDAFFFEDISNLLLKSGNTYEFVITGRAGHQISIYFFTKTTNQVFIDIFDGDSMDAKRIDNKALYSNVLENGPSLSLTTTSEKAILHVRGNPTFLQPGTDFQAMITDLKLPTECGPLVHSMREQKTSSGDITLRGNNCYKVLHFSDSSYNQGAFMNIAFSKPISSKIFYGLTTSSDDCIAHNSSEPIAQDLFKNYLVLQYSTTDISSVSYSWAISSGIIARTMQPGETVVLVSDDYRKYNASPLDQQFSVQLEGESNVQTGLMCEFLADSGSGAGTLSWSSYDDIKQKTSYSNAKKSLKYASCGNKLLVDYTSPDGGPDNGLYLKITRADLRCSRSPMRLSISVIVLLTVSFISLIF; this comes from the exons ATGTAtacaaaactaaatttgattcctttatttttcatcatttttttccggACCTCAGTTGCTTTTCAAGATGGTATCTTGTTTTCCACACCTAATTTTCCACAACCATACACTGGACAATTATCAGA ACGGCGAAGTGTCTCTGTAAACGAAACTCAGGGAGTTGCAGTTGTTTTCGAGCAGTTTCTTGCAAGTGCACACGATTGCGTTATAGCTTGTCCTACTAATAATGACGGCTGTTCGAG TTTATGTGGAGACGCTATGGATCACGGGCTTGTTCCGAAAATCTTACGAGTTCCGGGATCTGCTGATATTGCGATGGTGTCCATAGAACAAAATGATGGGTTTCCGCATTCTGGAATATCAGGAAAAATAATATCATACG atctcAATACGATATCATTTTTCCAATGTAATGATCAAGTAGATTTATCAACTGGTGAAACGTATTACCTCGTTTCACAAAACTACCCACTTTCACCAACCACAGAGTTCTCAAGCTGCTCAATAAACTTTTCCACATCTGGAAACCGTCAAGGAATTCGGTTCGCagtttatgatttttataCTAACCAAAACCAGAAAGACTCTTTTTTCATCACCGGAAGCAACGggcaaaatgtgaaaatcac CGGATTTGCAACTGAAGACGAGCCAGTTgtgtattattttcaaaatggagcGAATGccatattttcaattactcATCAAGACCATTCGTTTATTCAAAAACGATTTTACATACTCGTAAAGTCTTATGAAA TAGCCGCTGAGAAACAATGTGATAATatgggaaattttaatttggctTTGGGACAGTCAATAAACTTTGGTACTAAACAGTTTGGTATAAACTCGTATGACAACAATTTGAATTGTGGTTACAACTTTAGCAGAGTTGCAACGGCAAATAGTTTATTTGCACTGG gtataCAATACGAATCTGAAAAGTGCTGTGATACTATGGTTATTGATGGTCTTACGGAATACGAA CAAATCTACCAGGGATTTCAATactctaatttatttttcacaaaaagccAACAAGTCAGTTTTCTATTTCAATCAGACGGTATAATTGGAGGAACTGGTTTAAACGCTTCACTTGAGCACATTG atTGTACATGCTCTCCTGACATGATGCTTGGAAAAAACAGTGTTTTGACGTCGCCAGGATacacaaattcaatttcctaTTGTCCTGGTCTTGAATGTTCATCAAATATTGAGTTTCAGGATGATCTTTATGATTTGCAACTTGAGTTCACTGACATATCATTGCGAGGTTATAGTCTCAACAACGAGACAGATTCCTTAACAGTATATGATTCATATCAACATATTGTGGTGCAAATGATGCCTTTTTACGCAGCTTTTACATCGTTTTGGGCTACCGTTTCACCAGTAAAcgttcaatttatttcaaaaagtttgacagCATTCCCACTCGACCAAATTGGAAGAGGTTTTTCTGTTaatctaaatttgttgaaaa aacaatttgTAACAAACAACATAGTATTCAATGACGCCTTCTTTTTCGAAGATATCTCGAATCTATTATTGAAAAGTGGAAACACATACGAATTTGTTATTACTGGAAGAGCAGGACATCAG ATTTCCATATACTTCTTTACAAAAACCACGAATCAGGTGTTTATTGACATTTTTGATGGCGACTCAATGGACGCGAAACGTATTGATAATAA AGCGTTGTACTCTAACGTTTTGGAAAATGGCCCATCTTTGTCATTGACCACAACTTCGGAGAAAGCCATTTTACATGTCAGGGGAAATCCAACGTTCTTACAACCTGGAACagattttcaagctatgaTAACTGATTTGAAATTACCAACAGAATGTGGACCACTAGTTCACAGCATGAGAGAACAAAAAACTAGTTCTGGTGATATAACTTTACGAGGAAACAACTGCTACAAG GTTCTGCATTTTTCTGACAGTTCATATAATCAAGGTGCATTCATGAACATTGCATTTTCAAAACccatttcctcaaaaatattttatgggCTCACAACCTCTTCAGACGATTGCATAGCGCA TAATTCAAGTGAGCCTATCGCTCAGGATctgtttaaaaactatttagtATTGCAATATTCAACAACTGATATCAGCTCAGTGTCATATTCATGGGCTATTTCGA gtggAATCATTGCTCGTACTATGCAACCCGGTGAAACAGTAGTATTGGTTTCTGACGACTACAGAAAATATAACGCTTCTCCCTTAGATCAACAGTTCTCAGTGCAACTG GAAGGTGAATCAAATGTTCAAACAGGATTGATGTGTGAATTTTTGGCCGATTCTGGAAGCGGCGCTGGCACTTTGTCCTGGTCCTCTTACGATGACATCAAGCAAAAGACAag ttattcaaatgccaaaaaatccCTTAAATACGCGTCTTGTGGGAACAAATTACTTGTTGACTACACTTCTCCTGATGGTGGACCAGACAACGGACTATATCTGAAGATTACTCGAG CTGATCTTCGATGTTCTCGAAGTCCAATGCGTTTGTCTATTTCGGTTATCGTTCTTCTCACCGTCTCATtcatttctctcattttctaa
- the zig-12 gene encoding Ig-like domain-containing protein (Confirmed by transcript evidence), translating to MAPPSIYGEPKIRSENGSVFLEVIVTGADVSKIQWFFGPDELEENEFLKFSNSDEGGNRTKFVAEIKDFDKPLAGEYKAVFANADGENSSNFTVAAGNAPDFHDKPHIVQRDNGNVIVIKVRAKSHLEMKAEWFKDEKPVKFTDRVKAVVKKDDKDKDGFQFLLEITGPQKDDEAKYKCVVKNSEGQNQQALNLVFD from the exons atggcACCACCATCAATTTACGGAGAACCAAAAATTAGATCAGAGAACGGGTCGGTGTTCCTTGAG GTCATCGTCACTGGAGCTGATGTTTCTAAGATTCAGTGGTTTTTCGGACCAGACGAGCTTGAGGAGAACGAGTTCCTGAAGTTCTCAAACAGTGACGAAGGAGGCAACCGCACCAAGTTTGTTGCCGAAATCAAG GACTTTGATAAACCACTTGCCGGAGAATACAAAGCCGTCTTTGCCAACGCCGATGGAGAGAACAGCTCTAACTTCACAGTCGCAGCAGGAA ACGCCCCAGACTTCCATGACAAGCCACATATTGTTCAAAGAGATAACGGAAATGTGATTGTGATTAAGGTCCGCGCAAAGTCCCACCTTGAGATGAAGGCCGAATGGTTCAAG GATGAAAAACCAGTGAAATTCACTGACCGAGTTAAGGCTGTTGTAAAGAAGGACGATAAGGACAAAGACGGATTCCAATTCCTACTCGAAATCACCGGACCACAAAAAGACGATGAAGCAAAATACAAGTGCGTTGTCAAGAACTCCGAAGGACAAAACCAACAAGCGTTGAACTTGGTTTTcgattaa